A genomic stretch from Desulfohalobium retbaense DSM 5692 includes:
- the selA gene encoding L-seryl-tRNA(Sec) selenium transferase: MKELFRKLPATDDVLRQLEDLDENTGIPRPMLRDAVTQFLDRCREAIRRQEVTDPEELALTALLPRAQETVRGLVRPHFRRVINATGVVVHTNLGRSLLARAAREAVEESCRFYSNLEFALETGKRGSRYSHVESLLCSLTGAEAALVVNNNAAAVLLVLDTLVKGKEAVVSRGQLVEIGGSFRIPDVMAKSGGILREVGTTNRTHLSDYEQAIGPETGALMKVHTSNYKVIGFHKEVGLRELAVLGREYDLPVIEDLGSGNLFDFTPYVPLDEPTAQSVLREGASVVTFSGDKLLGGPQAGVILGRKDEIERIKRNPLNRALRIDKMTLAALEATLRLYTDPARARREIPTLAMITLSPETIQGRAKRLASTLRRQWQQHLPVRTRAGSSRVGGGASPEKDLPTTLVQIPLPGNRLEPFREALLQTDPPLVGRIEDGAFCLDPRTLQSEELRVVPGLLEQARLACGIGGGP; this comes from the coding sequence GTGAAAGAATTGTTTCGGAAATTGCCGGCAACGGACGATGTTTTGCGCCAATTGGAGGATCTGGACGAAAATACCGGAATCCCTCGTCCCATGCTGCGCGATGCCGTAACGCAATTTTTGGACCGCTGCCGTGAAGCCATTCGCCGTCAGGAAGTGACCGACCCCGAGGAACTCGCTCTGACGGCCCTCTTGCCTCGGGCGCAGGAAACGGTCCGTGGCCTGGTTCGCCCCCATTTCCGCCGAGTCATCAACGCCACCGGAGTGGTCGTGCATACCAACCTCGGGCGGTCCCTGCTGGCCCGGGCCGCACGGGAGGCGGTCGAAGAGTCCTGCCGATTTTATTCCAATCTCGAATTCGCTCTGGAAACCGGCAAACGCGGCAGCAGGTACAGTCACGTCGAGTCCCTGCTGTGTTCTTTGACCGGGGCGGAAGCCGCATTGGTGGTCAACAACAATGCCGCCGCCGTCTTGCTGGTCCTCGATACGCTGGTCAAAGGCAAGGAGGCTGTGGTTTCACGTGGCCAATTGGTCGAAATCGGGGGCTCGTTCCGTATACCGGACGTTATGGCCAAAAGCGGCGGGATTTTGCGTGAGGTGGGGACAACGAACCGGACCCATCTGAGCGATTACGAGCAGGCCATCGGCCCCGAGACCGGGGCCCTTATGAAGGTGCACACCTCAAATTACAAGGTGATCGGATTCCACAAGGAAGTCGGCTTGCGGGAATTGGCTGTTTTGGGCCGTGAATACGATCTTCCGGTGATTGAGGACTTGGGAAGCGGGAATCTGTTTGACTTTACGCCCTACGTTCCCCTTGATGAACCGACCGCTCAGTCTGTGCTGCGCGAGGGGGCTTCAGTGGTGACTTTCAGCGGCGATAAATTGTTGGGAGGGCCGCAGGCGGGGGTGATCCTGGGTCGAAAAGACGAGATCGAGCGGATCAAACGCAATCCGCTGAACCGGGCCCTGCGAATCGACAAAATGACCCTTGCGGCGCTTGAAGCCACTTTACGCCTGTATACTGATCCTGCTCGGGCCCGACGTGAAATTCCGACCCTGGCCATGATCACGCTGTCTCCGGAGACAATCCAGGGGCGGGCAAAACGGCTGGCCAGCACATTGCGGCGGCAGTGGCAGCAGCACCTGCCGGTTCGTACTCGGGCCGGGTCGTCCCGGGTCGGTGGTGGAGCGAGTCCGGAAAAGGATCTGCCGACCACGCTGGTGCAGATCCCTTTGCCCGGGAACCGACTCGAACCGTTTCGCGAGGCGCTTTTGCAAACGGATCCGCCCTTGGTGGGGCGCATTGAGGACGGGGCCTTTTGTCTGGATCCCCGAACGCTGCAAAGCGAAGAACTCCGTGTGGTGCCCGGCCTTTTGGAGCAAGCGCGCCTGGCCTGTGGGATCGGGGGCGGTCCTTAG
- a CDS encoding aminopeptidase, which produces MELAHTPKSCWDIFSSQEERVALEEAATEYIAFLSRCKTERETVQWVVEQAEAAGFRQEWAEGAVYRELKGKTVLLARRGRRPLREGVRLLGAHADTPRLDFKQHPVYEDGGMALGKTHYYGGIRKYQWLARPLALHGVVVKENGETVRVCLGEDQGDPVLTIADLLPHLAQEQNERKVTEAFEAEKLNIVLGHMPQGQDPSSEGDSKEGDRVKKRVLTLLNAKYGIIEEDLYSAELQAVPAGPARCVGLDEALIGGYGQDDRICVFCGLKALLAEEDPEFTQVVIFWDKEEIGSDGATGAKSLFMEYSLQDMLRAWEPETALSELFFATKALSGDVHGALDPDFQDLHDKYNTSRLGYGPVFCKFTGHRGKVGANDAHAEYVAWWRRLLNRASIPWQMAEIGKVDKGGGGTVAKHLAIYGMDIIDFGPGVLGMHSPFELSSKADLYATIKAFQAFLGSKE; this is translated from the coding sequence GTGGAATTGGCTCATACGCCGAAAAGTTGCTGGGATATCTTTTCCAGTCAGGAAGAGCGGGTGGCTCTGGAAGAAGCCGCTACTGAATATATTGCATTTTTAAGCCGCTGCAAGACCGAACGGGAAACCGTGCAGTGGGTCGTTGAACAGGCTGAAGCTGCCGGTTTTCGGCAAGAGTGGGCGGAAGGGGCCGTCTATCGCGAGCTCAAGGGCAAGACCGTATTATTGGCCCGGCGTGGACGTCGCCCCCTTCGCGAAGGAGTTCGGCTTCTCGGCGCCCACGCGGATACGCCCCGCTTGGATTTCAAACAACACCCCGTGTATGAAGACGGCGGTATGGCCCTGGGCAAGACCCATTATTACGGCGGCATCCGGAAATACCAGTGGTTGGCCAGGCCCCTGGCCCTGCATGGAGTGGTGGTCAAGGAAAATGGAGAGACGGTGCGGGTTTGTCTGGGCGAAGACCAAGGCGATCCGGTGCTGACCATCGCCGACCTGCTTCCCCATCTGGCCCAGGAGCAAAACGAGCGCAAGGTCACCGAGGCCTTTGAGGCCGAAAAGCTGAATATTGTTCTGGGCCATATGCCCCAAGGACAGGACCCCTCTTCCGAAGGGGACTCCAAAGAGGGCGACCGGGTCAAAAAACGGGTCTTGACGCTACTTAACGCCAAATATGGGATTATTGAAGAAGATCTGTATTCTGCGGAACTCCAGGCTGTTCCAGCTGGCCCGGCCCGGTGTGTGGGCCTCGATGAAGCGCTTATCGGCGGGTACGGTCAGGACGACCGGATTTGCGTTTTTTGTGGTCTCAAGGCCCTGCTGGCTGAAGAAGACCCCGAATTCACCCAAGTGGTTATTTTCTGGGACAAGGAGGAGATCGGCTCCGACGGCGCCACTGGTGCCAAATCACTGTTTATGGAGTACAGTCTTCAGGATATGCTCCGGGCGTGGGAACCGGAGACTGCACTGTCCGAACTCTTTTTCGCGACCAAGGCCCTTTCCGGGGACGTCCACGGAGCCCTGGATCCCGATTTTCAGGACCTGCACGACAAGTACAATACCTCCCGGCTGGGGTATGGACCGGTTTTCTGCAAGTTTACCGGTCACCGGGGTAAAGTCGGCGCCAACGATGCCCATGCCGAATATGTGGCCTGGTGGCGGCGGCTGTTGAACCGAGCGTCCATCCCCTGGCAGATGGCTGAAATCGGCAAGGTAGACAAAGGAGGCGGCGGAACTGTGGCCAAGCATTTGGCCATCTACGGTATGGACATCATCGATTTCGGGCCAGGTGTGCTCGGGATGCACAGCCCGTTTGAACTCAGTTCCAAGGCGGATCTGTACGCCACCATCAAGGCCTTTCAGGCGTTTCTGGGCAGCAAGGAGTAG
- a CDS encoding universal stress protein, which translates to MAWYEKQKVLVPIDFSKKSFEALDVAGEFVRESSQLYLIYVVRPLRPTDLDMIWETLSEEQRIHLQGLRLGTGDTTAGKESEKRIQVHAKALRDHLDDKYDQVNVTVTFGDPGEEIAKHADELGVDMIVMPSHGRRGVKHLLLGSVAERVLRYAHCPVLVLR; encoded by the coding sequence ATGGCTTGGTATGAAAAGCAAAAGGTCCTGGTTCCCATCGACTTTTCCAAAAAATCCTTTGAAGCCCTTGACGTCGCCGGTGAATTTGTCAGGGAATCGAGCCAACTCTATCTCATATACGTCGTGCGGCCGTTGCGGCCGACGGACCTGGATATGATCTGGGAAACCCTCAGTGAGGAGCAGCGGATCCATCTCCAGGGCCTGCGGCTGGGAACTGGGGATACCACTGCCGGCAAAGAAAGTGAAAAACGTATCCAGGTCCACGCCAAAGCGTTGCGGGACCATCTGGACGACAAATACGACCAGGTCAATGTGACGGTGACCTTTGGTGATCCGGGAGAAGAGATTGCCAAACACGCCGATGAACTCGGGGTGGACATGATTGTCATGCCCTCGCACGGCAGGCGGGGGGTCAAACACCTTCTGCTTGGCTCTGTGGCCGAACGGGTATTGCGGTACGCCCATTGCCCGGTGTTGGTCCTTCGTTAA
- a CDS encoding bifunctional folylpolyglutamate synthase/dihydrofolate synthase, translating to MTLFSSFAAFEAHVNTLGLFHMDLRLERMDRVLTCLERTRPQGLTLQVLGTNGKGSTSSMLEGLARAQGRRTGVFSSPHFVSLRERVRIDGALLDEQQWLRAANSVAACDPELTYFEWMTAVALELFAIHDVDVLILEAGLGGRHDATTAVAVDGTVVTPIGEDHENILGPGLERIAADKAGAFRPGVPVFSARQSAEVRNVLEGAAEKCRSPLRFVPSDPPCDVPSCLAERLPGTHQQDNFRLATLAWSACAKQLGAETSPAILRRGAQLAWLPGRLQWCRLGELEVLLDGAHNLPALECLQQFVEALEAPPRQLIFSCLSDKATAGLLEQIRQFNMDAVWVPEIAAGPRNLPARQLASQVGGTAVATLGHALQCAQEAGGRVLICGSLYLLAEFFRLHPRFLVPPTSDLST from the coding sequence ATGACCCTCTTTTCCTCGTTTGCCGCGTTTGAAGCCCACGTCAATACATTGGGGCTTTTTCATATGGATCTGCGTTTGGAGCGGATGGACCGGGTCTTGACCTGTTTGGAACGCACGCGTCCGCAGGGCTTGACCCTCCAGGTCCTGGGCACAAACGGGAAGGGCTCGACAAGCAGTATGCTTGAAGGCTTGGCTCGCGCTCAAGGGAGGCGAACCGGCGTCTTCTCTTCCCCCCATTTTGTTTCCTTGCGAGAGCGAGTGCGTATTGACGGAGCACTGCTTGATGAGCAGCAGTGGCTTCGAGCCGCCAACAGTGTTGCCGCGTGCGATCCTGAATTGACCTATTTCGAATGGATGACGGCTGTGGCGCTGGAATTGTTCGCCATCCACGACGTCGACGTCCTCATTCTTGAGGCCGGTCTCGGGGGACGCCACGATGCGACGACTGCAGTGGCCGTCGATGGAACGGTCGTGACCCCTATTGGCGAGGATCATGAAAACATTCTGGGGCCGGGTCTGGAGCGTATTGCTGCGGACAAGGCCGGAGCGTTTCGCCCGGGCGTCCCGGTTTTCAGTGCCCGGCAATCGGCTGAAGTTCGGAACGTGCTGGAAGGTGCCGCCGAGAAGTGCCGTAGTCCATTGCGTTTTGTCCCTTCAGACCCGCCCTGCGATGTTCCCTCCTGTCTGGCCGAACGGCTGCCAGGGACCCACCAGCAAGATAATTTTCGCCTGGCCACCCTTGCTTGGAGCGCTTGTGCCAAACAGCTTGGGGCTGAGACATCTCCTGCAATCCTGCGCCGGGGAGCTCAGCTGGCCTGGCTTCCCGGACGGCTGCAATGGTGTCGACTCGGCGAATTGGAGGTCCTGTTGGACGGGGCTCACAACCTGCCGGCTCTGGAATGCCTGCAGCAGTTTGTCGAGGCATTGGAAGCCCCGCCGCGGCAGCTCATTTTTTCCTGCCTGTCTGACAAGGCCACCGCCGGGCTGCTGGAGCAGATCCGGCAGTTCAACATGGATGCGGTATGGGTTCCGGAGATAGCGGCCGGGCCCCGCAATCTGCCGGCTCGACAGTTGGCGTCCCAGGTGGGAGGCACGGCTGTGGCGACGCTGGGCCATGCTTTGCAGTGCGCACAAGAAGCTGGGGGCAGGGTCCTCATCTGCGGTTCCTTGTATTTGTTGGCCGAGTTTTTTAGACTCCATCCCCGGTTTTTGGTGCCCCCGACGTCGGATTTATCCACTTGA